Below is a window of Pseudochaenichthys georgianus unplaced genomic scaffold, fPseGeo1.2 scaffold_670_arrow_ctg1, whole genome shotgun sequence DNA.
CATCCAGAAACTCCTGGATCTGTTCGAAAGAGTAGAGATCCTCACTCTGAGAAACACTGTCAGACACGGAGACACTATCCGATTCAGAGTCACACTCCATATCTGCTCCATCATAACCAGCTGATTTGCCCCCCTGCTCTGCCTCACTGTCCAGTTTTTGTGACAGCTGAGCTTGTTTCCCAGAGACCACCTGAAGCTCCTGCTCTGAGCACTCCATCACACCCTCTTTACATCCAGCCCTTACCTGAGCTTCAGCCTCCACAACTGTTTTCATATTAAACCCTGCAAACAACGGCTTAACACCCACAGAAACTGCGGCTTTACCCGCCATCATGGGACCAAACACAAACCCGCCTGGCACCACTGCTTCGGGCAACACAGGCAcggtgttgcagtataacgtgagtcatgacaactggcgacattctattattctcgtcataggaatccggggcgtgtacattgaggacccattgttgatttaccatgtcgatcgcctcgtttgtcgttcacgttcatcttttgctatttctgccttcctaagatcactttgatgcacattcagtactcgtatgtgaggttgtgggtgagaggtggatatcgtgacgcttacagggaggtatcgaacattacaaagtaggtgactgtgtggatgcctgttcaaaatattgcaaacttgaataaatcattgaaattatatttgtgtctgactttcatttgtacatcgttcttaatgtgatgtatagtagctctgatagctgtccataccttcagacagcctaaaagtaaaacacaagtcgtttattcacagcccgaacgctcatcgagatgactggatcactcatgacaggttgtgatcagctccgattaaattgtgatatAAATGCTGTAGCCTACCTATTCTCCAGGAAGCACGTTTtgtttatgaaatacctgtacccctctcatcacaacaagactctacgctgtgcaggaaaaacaattacatacatgaaaataaccttgatgcATGGAAATGAAACACACAAACTATCTTCCGTGGCTATACTGATATGTCACAGTAACGGTAAACTACAGAAACGTACGTCCAGCGGGGCACACGTTGAATACATATAATACAGTAGTTCTATTAGGCCTTTAAACCTATACGTTTAACCCATAAGAACCCGgacccatttctacttttgggGAAATTAAGGGGAACGTCATTTAGACTAAATAGACCACGAGAACACATTTCTGATAAGTAGCCCCCCCCTAGTGTCAAATATCTGAGATGTGATATGTCACATTGGGCTTTAATGGTAAAGTAACTCTTATTTataacttcattaatgaggatgatttttttggtttacatgtgtttgaacatactttgaattgaataataaagaatatgtTAACTAAATATAATTGAATCAGCTAAATGAACCGAGCAGATCATAATCATATGTGTAACTGTGCAGATATGTCACTCCGGGTTTCCTGTGAATGTTTAGGGTTAATGTCCCGATGTGACATCAGTGTCACAGCAAAATGTATGGCATTAGTTTCATATCAATGTCATCAATAAATGTTTCTACAACAGGTTATatgtaatcagaatcagaaaagacacaagacagcttaatgtttaacaaatgacatgtcatgtaagcatgtttattcttaaatggcttgaatgttaactttagcaacaaaaaaccTTTCCAGATGCAGCTAGTTCTGTCACATGTGCTAGCCTGGCACATGGACATCTTGGACATGTTGCTATGGGAACACAAAAGCAAATGACAAGGACCATGACAGACTGTTCAGGGTGTGTCACTTGGGGACTTCATGAGATCAAAAAGGCTGAAGCTGTATGAGGAActttccagaacatttaaagtTCATGTGACACCTGTGTCTAATTCTGTGTGCCTTCCGTGTTGCACCACGAGGACCCACTGATATAACATGCTTAACTCTCTAAGTTGCAACCATGCACTTTGTGGAGGGCTAAGCGCCAGCTTGACATAGTTTTGCTTCATTCATAGAAGGAAAGACAACAGTGATAGTTATGTTTCAGAATAACATTTATTGGAAATTGTTAGAACAATCTCCCTGGTCCCGGCTCGAGCTTCAGCCTCTGATCCATgtgtcctgagcagtgtccttcacatgctgatatccagagagggagtcacacagtcacaagatggaggaacagaaagcagtattcaatgtttacttcagattagctccacgtcagaaatgagcatgcttgatgtctctctccatagaggctgagtcatcatgttcatcacagagctatcatctgcctcaagcagtcctgatgctcttctgggtcatcacacgtcctgtcatgttcacagctacagctgggatacctttgttatcatgttactctcatgctggaagaggacattcagtattttgccaacagaaataataaactgtgtgtgtgtgtgtgtgtgtgtgtgtctaagagGTGCAGCCTTTAAAGCTCTGCATTGACAGGGCTCCCCAACATAGTACGTGTGGTACCACATAGTGCAGCCAGTGCACTCGAtcttaaaataaacagaaaaaagacatGTTAGAATATTGACAAACATTTTACATCACTCATCCAGAGTAAGCAGTAATGACGTTGTTTACATTTCATTAAGCAAGCAATGTATAGTTTTAGATCTTAGCTGTTTTCCTTTCTGTTCAGAGTCCATGCTCAGAAGTTTCTTCAACGGCTCCAGTGTTCTCCCAAAGTGCAAAGACATGCACGTGTGGTGAATTAAAGTAAACATTTATAATATCTGTTATAGAGAGTGTTCACCCAGTGATGTAGAGGTAACCAATCCAGGGTGTATCCCAGTCTTCCAGCCAAATGTTGGTCaggaaataaatacaacttCTTACCCATTCATTCCCATgcatcaaggttattttcatgtatgtaattgtttttcctgcacagagtagagtcttgttgtgatgagagggatacaggtatttcataaaaaaaacgtgctccctggagaatagctacagcattgatatcacaatttaatcggagctgatcataacctgtcatgagtgatccagtcatctcgatgagcgttcgggctgtgaataaacgacttgtgttttacttttaggctgtctgaaggtatggacagctatcagagctactatacatcacattaagaacgatgtacaaatgaaagtcggacacaaatataatttcaatgatttattcaagtttgcaatattttgaacaggcatccacacagtcacctactttgtaatgttcgatacctccctgtaagcgtcacgatatccacctctcacccacaacctcacatacgagtactgaatgtgcatcaaagtgatcgtaggaaggcagatatagcaaaagatgaacgtgaacgacaaacgaggcgatcgacatggtaagtcaacaatgggtcctcaatgtacacgccccggattcctatgacgagaataatagaatgtcgccagttgtcatgactcacgTTATACTGCAACAACGGCTACACTGGGCACAGCGAGTGCGGGCACGACGGCCCTAAGCACGGCTGCACCGGGTGTGGGTACAGCGGGAGCGGGCACGGGTGTAGCAGGAGCGGGCACCGCGGCCCCCGGCACTGCAGCCGCGCACACGACTGCCCCAAGCACGGGCACGGCGGCCCCGGCGGCTGTAGACACGAGTACGTCAGCCCCGGAAACAGGGGCCGTAGCTCCGGTAGCTCCAGTAGCTCCGGTAGCTCCCCGCACGGGCCTAGCAACCCCGCTGGTTCCCTCTCCACTCTCATTCACAATGTTTCCTTCCAATAGAAGTGCTGCTGTCAGTCTCTGCGGACAAGCGATCTTCTTGTGCCCCACATCACCACAACCAAAACACTTGACACTGCCAGCACTCGCATACACCATGTAGAAACCTTCCTCATATTTAATACGGAAAGACACATCCAGTGTTTGCGATGTGCAGTCCAAAAACATAAACACCTGTCTCCGCAGAGACTGAACGTGCTTCAGCTTGGTGTCCTTACAGCCCAGACTCACCGTGCGGAAACCACTCGCCATTCTCCCGTAGCGTTTAAACTCTTTCTCCAGCGTTTCATTAGGAATAAATGGAGGGACTCCCGATATGGTAATCCGGGTAGAAGGCACTGCCAGCGGGGACACTTGTATAAACTCATCATTTATGTTTAAGCCactttcaattaactggcttacCAACTCCTGCTTCTTTACAAAAACCACCACAGCTTTATTCATGCGGGATGCGTAGGAGATGTTTCCGTGTCCCACCTGCTCCCCCACCGCCAGCAGCACACTCTCCACCGTACTGTTCTCCTGAGGGATCACCCTCACCCCGTGTGGCAGGGACGGCATCTCACAGGAAGCCATCCCTGCAGAGAAACACGCTTCTCTCACGGAAGAAAAAACTAACTACACTCACAACAAACAAGACCAATAAACAATCATACAATGAACAaagtagaagaagaaaaaagtgaaaACTTTTACGAAAAGTTACCATCAAACCTCACCACGCTCTCAGCTCACCACCACCGaactcctcacacactcagagagagagagagagagacttccTCCTGAAGTGCCAAACATTCAACGAAGCAAGGAGCGTTTACTGGAACAAGTTGAACTCTGTGATCCCAGGTTTCAAGGAGGTTGATGACCTCTCaagactgagagagagagagagagagagagagagagggagggagagggagagagagagagagagagagggactctCAAGactgagggagagggagggagagggagagagagagagagagggactctCAAGACTGAGagggacagagagggagagggagagggagagagagagagggactctcaagacagagagagagagagagagagagagagagagagagagagacacagacagacagacagacagacagacatcctcctgaagtgccaaacattcaacgaagcaaggaggttgatgacctctcaagactgagaaagagggagagagagggagagagagagagagagagagggagagagagagggagagagagggactcTCAAGACTGAGAGCACTCCTAGGAGAAGGAGACAAAGCACATCTTGCTGCCCAATATGTATACACATGCCACAACCTGAGGGacagtgaaacacacacacacacacacacacacacacacacacacacacacacacacacacacacacacacacacacacacacacacacacacacacacacacacacacacacacacacacacacacactgttaattattttgtattgtgatgctttggcaacattgtttaatttaactttcatgccaataaagccccattgaattgagagagagagagagagagagagagagagagagatttgatTTCTTAAAGCCATCTCTTCTCATAGAGACAGGGTTCAAAGCAAGCTCTCCCTCCACCACAGAGCTCACAGATGCAGTGAAACACTAACGGTTTAAAAGCTCCTCCATGTTTCTCATCAGAAAGTGAAATCTAAAATCTAACTCACTCTAGCTTTCACCAAGAGGAGCTCATGTTGCTGAGCTGCTGAGCTGCTGTACTGTTTGCTTTGTTGCTCCTGCTTTTGGAGATCCACTTGTTTGCCCCAGCAGCAACAATACAAACAGTCTCTGAGAAAACCTCCTCAGTCTGAAGACACCACTTTGAAACATTACAACCAGCGCTCAGTCTGTGACGGTCCAGGTAGCAGAGAGGGAGTGTCTCTTTGTGAGAGAGAGACTgacaaagagacacatgatgtCATACACAATGTCCCTGATGGGCTTACCTGAGCAGGTGAGAGTCaggaaggaggaggaagaggaagatgatGCTGCACACTCCCTCAGAGCAGATCCAGACTCAACACAGTCAGGTCTGATCCTCCACACAGATCTCATTGAggactcctctctctctcccacagAAACAGCAGAGCCACAGTCGAGCTCTCTGCAGGCGACtcctgctgccttcagggtccagGGAGAGTAGCCCTCCACTGGTCTCCATTCTCCCTGATGTTCCACCTCCAGCTCTCCTGCACAGCGACTCTCTCCTCCCACCAGCTGAACACCAGGCTCTGCAGAGAAacaagagagagatcagagagagAATAAAGTGAGTTTGAAGAGAACAGAATGAACCAATCACAGCTCCTCTCCACCTGAGCAGGTGAGGCTAACAGCTGTGCCAGGTGAGCAGGTGCTTCTCTCTGAGGCTGAGCTACAGTCCAGGAGAGCAGACTCATGGCCTACACACTGGAACTCTTTGGTCCCCATTGGAGCCTCCCCTTCTCCATAGAGCGCCCCCTGGAGGACTGAAGGAGCCCCACAGCCCAGCTGCCGGCAGACCACCTGAGCATCCTGCTGGTCAAAGTCAGCCTCACACACGGAGGACCAGGACGGGTCAGACGGGTCAGAGTTCACCTCCAGTCTGCCTGAGCACAGACCAGTCCCCCCCAGCAGCTGGACAGAGTCTGCAGAGGACAGAAGATCAAACAGAGGTCAAAGACACACCATCAAAGAGATGAAACTATATTTCAGATTCAAACTGGACTCAGTTCCAGCAAGAGTTGATGATGAACAACAGAACACATGTTGATAAGAACACAGACTGCAGGTACCCTCACATCTCCACCTGATAGCCTCTAGCAAGTGGTCTCCCCTGTGTCTTCAACAGAACCTCCTCCTCTGCAGACCCTCTGCTCCTTCTGCTCAGGGACTCAACTTCATGTTTTAACAAAGGTTTCATTATTTCTCACCTTTCTAATAGAATCTGATCCTAGAACTAAAATCCATCAGAAAATGAGTTCTAAAAGATGAAAGCCAAAGGATCCGGACTCTGCTCTGAAGGAGCTTCGGGGTGAAGGAGCCTCGAGGAGCCCGGCTGAGCGGATCAGAGCCGTGTCCAGGAGGTCTTGGTGCTGTTCTGGTGGAACCCAAAGAACCTGCTGCTGGACCCAGAGGCTCAGAGAGCTGGAGCTGAAGCAGGAGTCCTTTCAGACTGGTGGTCCCAGGGACTCCTGAGGCAGCAGACACACACGTCTCCATCCACACAGATAggtttcaatgcacacacatagttattgttttaaataaatgcaaTATAAATCCACAAAGATATGACTTTAAAAGTGTTAAATCTTGTGCATCAATAACAGATTTCATGTTGTTACATTTCTATAAAAAAGGCTTTTGTGAGTGGATTTCTGAGACTCCCTGACGCCGCTCGATTCACacatgctttgtttcaagatgGGAGTTTCTGTAGCCAATCAGAAGTCTGCATCatttaagccaatcacatgagtgcTTCCCTTCAGAGTGAAATGACTGCCCCGCCCACTTCCTGGTAAAACTAAGTCATCAGAACGAAGCGGAAAACAATGTTAATATCACATCCACTCTAGCTTGGAAGAACACAATATGAGGTCCATCCTAAGTCTCTGAACTTGAGTCCTTGCTTCCTTCACTTGCCTCCTTTCCTCCACACGAAGAGGGAGGGAGTAAGGAAATGTGTATTCCGAGCAAAGAGACGTCCTTTCCTCGGAGTGTGATGTTAAAGGACTTCCTTTGTGATTCCTGGTCGCTGCTGGACCGGCTGGCAGTGGCTTTAACAGCTGCACACTTCTGAcagagtgtgtgtttgcagaCATGTTGGCTGTTCTATTCCTAATGAGAGGCTCCCAGTCATCactgccagagcagcagcagcgtgTTACCTGGCTCACCTGCACAGTGGGGGGTCTAGAACATGTTACATGGGGGGCAGAGGGGGGGCCAGAGGTCAGGGTGGCATGGGAGGGCCGACAGTACG
It encodes the following:
- the LOC117443738 gene encoding scavenger receptor cysteine-rich type 1 protein M130-like, with product MGTKEFQCGGHESALLDCSSASERSTCSPGTAVSLTCSEPGVQLVGGESRCAGELEVEHQGEWRPVEGYFWTLKAAGVACRELDCGSAVSVGEREESSGRSVWRIRPDCVESGSALRECAGPHSSSSSLTLTCSDSVQLLGGTGLCSGRLEVNSDPSDPSWSSVCEADFDQQDAQVVCRQLGCGAPSVLQGALYGEGEAPMGTKEFQCVGHESALLDCSSASERSTCSPGTAVSLTCSEPGVQLVGGESRCAGELEVEHQGEWRPVEGYSPWTLKAAGVACRELDCGSAVSVGEREES